AAGAAACATGCCTCCGGTGGCAGCGAATATCCAGGGAGCTGTATTGTGCGCTGATCCTATAGCAAGTCCTACCAGCACTCCCAGTAGGCAGAGAAAGGAGGAAATCAAATTACAAATCATGGCTTGCTTGATCGTCATTCCAGCTTTTAACAGTACAGCGAAATCCCCTTTagcgaaaattaaaaaagcttAGGATTGAAGACTAATTCGTTATTAAAATGTTATAGAAATACCAAGTTCATGAGGAAGTTCGTGACACAAAACGGCGATCGCTGTAGTAAAACCTCCAGTAATGGAAGCTGCAAAAGCAGCTCCGATGGCTAAACCGTCCGATAAGTTATGCATTCCATCTCCTGCAAGTACAAGCCACGCAAGCGAAGCGACGCCATCAGGACGGGCGTGAATGTGTCCATGAGAGTGCGAGTGCCCGTGATGTGACGTGTGGTGCTCAGAAATGAATACAGTGAGCGAATCGGCCTGTCGAGCGGCCGTTGTTTCCTCTACTGGTCGCGCTAATGAGCCGTTAGATTCTTTAGTTTTAACACTTAATAAATGCTCAGACTGACACGATTCTGGTAATCGTTGACTTTCAGGAGCGGAAGCGGCGGAGTCACTGCCATCACAAATTTCGTGAGAAGCACAATAAATTAGTGGTTTTCCAACCACAAGACCCTGCCATTCGGAGCAGCCATTTTGCTGATCTTTTGGTCCGGAGCATTCGTCAGCTGCCACTTTGTTTGCGCAGTCTTCTTCTCCATTATTAAGAAATGTTACTTCCTTAACGCAGCTGACTAGAAGATCTGCGTCAGGTTCCCCATGCGTTGCATCACTAATTCTTGGCTCAAGCAAATGCTGGTCTCCTTCACCCGTACTCGTTGCACTATCTTGATGCTGATGATTCTTATGACCTTGGTGGCTATGCCGATGATGACGACATAGTTTTTCACCCACCATTTTGCTTGATCCAGACAGCAAATGCACAACTTTATCGACCTAAACAAGGCAACAATGCAAAATAAGTTAGAAGGTACACCTTATGTGAAGCGGAGATTGCGGAGTTACCTGTTTTGTCGATTGCAGTCGCTGCCGCCATTCGCCAAAAATGTTCAACAACCgctcaacaataaaaaatacgaCCAATACAGTAAGGATAACAACTCCTCTCCATACGACAATCGAGTCATGCCCATGCTCGTCGCTATGATGGTCCTCGTGTAACTCAGAATGTTCATTGTGGGATTCAAATGTTGCATTTTTTGGAGATTCTATTACACTTCTCGAATGATGAACAGCTGTAAACGCCTGCATGTAATGAGATGATAAATgaaactttttgaaattatcACATGTTAAGAGACTTACATGAGGGATCAGATGTAGTATGGCGTCACCAGTTAGTGTGCCAACCGCCAATGCGACTAGAAATTAATACATAGTAAACTGATTATctgcttttttgtttaaattgaattatctAAATTTATTACCTAGATACTGTATTGCAGGTTGAAACAACCACTGAGGGAGAATTTTGATTACTGCTACAGCAGCCAGACCACAAGTAGATATGAACAGGACACTCACACCAGCATAAAGCCAGGCTGCATCAAATTACAAGAGAGACAAAGTTACAAATTATACATACTAAATAACTGCTTTAACtgtcaacaaaaataattaccatTTTTAGTAGATGATTCTGATGATTCAGTTTTTGCAACAGGCTTTTCAGAGTCTATGCCTGGTGCAACTTCTGAAACAGTATGAATATGATGAGAagtatcttctttttctttccaatgTGACGAACAAAAACTTCTGacagatttcaaaattttatcaaGTCCTTCCAATGATAAAGAACCATTGCTGCTGtgaatttcaaaaagcttTGTGGTACTGCAcacttcttcatttttatcttGAATATGTGATGAGGAATGGGCAGACAGGAACAAGCAAGCAAAGCAAACGAGGATCCCTGTGTGTCGACACATTcctgcaacaaaaaaaaagaaattttcctaTATCATCATGTATAATACCTTACAAGGCAATAGTAAATAACAAATTGgcagacaaataaaaaaaaatcatacctGACATAAAAATTAACTGTTATCAAAAGTtggtcaaaataaaatactgaTTTTTGTCAGTGAGATTTGTCACTACTTCTCATCGACGATCCTTTTGAGATATCAAGGAAacaaataacacaaaaaattgtagTGATGGTCTCCTGCTCTATTTAATGTTTTCGAATGTACGAAGTGTTGGTGAAGAGACACAAATTTGAAGCGCAGCTAAAGCTGCAAGTAAACGTTCatacagcaacaacaatttgGGTATGTCTACCACCACAACTTTCGTTTTTAAGTTAACCGACACACACGACAACAGACCATGAGTTTTAGACACAGATTTGGAAACCAGCTTGCTGCCTTACTTTCCAGTTCAGTTCAACAAATGAGACTGTGACggaaaaatccttttttgtcGTTCCGCTACACGCGAAGCTGTCTGCTCCAACACGAGCTCGTCTAGACCTCTGGTAGGCTACGTGGGCAAatagctttttttaaattttttttttaactatatAGTTAACCTattgaaaaagagaagaaggttCACACAAGGATATCTAcaaatgctgtttttttttcttttagcacATATATATTTAGGTGTTATCACCCTGCTGTATGGCGTGGACCTGGGGTAGTGGGGTACCGGGTAGGCGGGTACCCTAGAAAAGTCCGCAACTGTAGAATGTTGTTTCAACTGTTCACTCACCTCTACGCTTAACCACGCACGATGATGTGGATACCGGGTTTGAGGGCATTTTTAtccttattgttttgtttttgtttcatcaaTGATGATCGTAGGATTATTGATAAAAAGCGGTACAATCGGTACACATGCATACGCGTCATACCATATCATACTGTACATTTGTCTATCTTACGACTTGCTAGACGTAAAATCCAAACTGATAAGGCTCACTCACGGATGCTTACATCTCTGTAGGATATCATCTTAAACCAtatcattttatttgttgacgGACAGAATTATACTTTGGGGTTGCTTTGGGGCCATTCTATAATAGGCCATTCCAACCTCAAAAAGAAGTTTGTGTCTGTTCTCTTTTTATTGTGATATAATACTCAGGTTATCATCTATTCTTAACAATGGCATATGTTGAACTTACGCCTATGAACTTAACGGTACAActctttagttttattttcaaaattataaataatcgttagtttgttattttaatttttaaggcaCTAAATATACTGTAGGTTCTAAACTTAAAGGCTTTGACTTTGCTTTCTATTTAACAATAAAAGTTAGTAAACGTAAGAATAAGATCCCATgatacaaattattttatttggagAGCTCAAGagctgtgtgtgttgtgtcgtGACTGTCGTGTCAGGTACTcaggtcgtgtgtgtgtgttaatttaaaaaaatacccccccccccccccaaaaaaaaaatgagtattAGGGCCACCTCTGCAATTATCGTTGCCTTTGACTTTATTTACCTCCTTGTGATCTGTCATCCGCTATGAATCTCGATCACCTAGACCTAGTTttcgtaaataataaataaggaaATTACTGAATTACACACACCTTTCTAAAAATGGTGAGGTTGAATTACCATgactatttatttgtttactttGTTCTTGGAGCTCAATCAATCTTGTGTGTTTAGTTTTGCTGGCACTGTATAATAGTTTATTGGTTTAATTAGATCATAAGACGGCGAAATcagatttgtttttgaaataacATGTAtacttttgatttaaaatcaTCTGTTTTACAGGGAAGTAGAATGAAAAGTACATCAGCAGCACCAGACCTTCTGACTGACTCTTATCCACTTGACAATAATAGTGTTACGGAAATATTGGAACACCCAAGATCTAGAACAgattcaagtctatttaaccaGTTAATAGGTAGAATTCCTTCAAGTGATGCACACAATTCAACAACACATTCTTGGAATGAAGTGAATGGAGATTGGCGGCATCTAAGAAATCCCCTTGCTAACAATGATGTTGGTAGCACTAGGGAAGAACTTCTCTGCTTTGACTCTGACCAATTAGATGTGCCTTTACTGACTAATACTatggtaaataaaatttatattagttaacaacattttgtttctcatgccactaaaaatattctttatttaggGTGTTGATGCCAATTTTAGCAGAGAATCTGAAGCATGGGATCATTGTCATCAGAGAACACTGAATTCTAAC
The sequence above is drawn from the Daphnia pulicaria isolate SC F1-1A chromosome 1, SC_F0-13Bv2, whole genome shotgun sequence genome and encodes:
- the LOC124320305 gene encoding zinc transporter foi-like codes for the protein MSGMCRHTGILVCFACLFLSAHSSSHIQDKNEEVCSTTKLFEIHSSNGSLSLEGLDKILKSVRSFCSSHWKEKEDTSHHIHTVSEVAPGIDSEKPVAKTESSESSTKNAWLYAGVSVLFISTCGLAAVAVIKILPQWLFQPAIQYLVALAVGTLTGDAILHLIPHAFTAVHHSRSVIESPKNATFESHNEHSELHEDHHSDEHGHDSIVVWRGVVILTVLVVFFIVERLLNIFGEWRQRLQSTKQVDKVVHLLSGSSKMVGEKLCRHHRHSHQGHKNHQHQDSATSTGEGDQHLLEPRISDATHGEPDADLLVSCVKEVTFLNNGEEDCANKVAADECSGPKDQQNGCSEWQGLVVGKPLIYCASHEICDGSDSAASAPESQRLPESCQSEHLLSVKTKESNGSLARPVEETTAARQADSLTVFISEHHTSHHGHSHSHGHIHARPDGVASLAWLVLAGDGMHNLSDGLAIGAAFAASITGGFTTAIAVLCHELPHELGDFAVLLKAGMTIKQAMICNLISSFLCLLGVLVGLAIGSAHNTAPWIFAATGGMFLYIALVDMMPELNGHSGKHRSALLQLLLQLFGLLSGFAIMLTIALYEHELSEVLQSLL